One Elaeis guineensis isolate ETL-2024a chromosome 10, EG11, whole genome shotgun sequence genomic window carries:
- the LOC105052443 gene encoding cysteine proteinase inhibitor 12 isoform X1, whose translation MATLGGVHDAKGIENSVEIEELARFAVEEQNKKANTLLEFVRVVKVKEQVVSGIIYYITIEAIDGGEKKLYEAKVWVKPWMKFKELQEFIPLDDCSSEIEAPKDGHENGWLMVPTNDPIIQDAAIHAVQSIQQMSNSLIPYKLLEVLSARAKKTEDSARFELLLKVARGQREEKFMVEVDKTMQGIFHLNQMRQQDSDSGIH comes from the exons ATGGCCACCTTGGGAGGAGTTCATGATGCCAAGGGGATAGAGAACAGCGTTGAGATTGAAGAGCTCGCTCGCTTCGCTGTCGAAGAGCAGAACAAGAAGGCG AAtactcttcttgagtttgttcgaGTAGTGAAGGTGAAAGAGCAAGTCGTATCTGGAATTATTTACTATATAACTATTGAGGCAATTGATGGTGGGGAGAAGAAGCTATATGAGGCCAAAGTCTGGGTCAAACCCTGGATGAAGTTTAAGGAGCTTCAGGAGTTTATTCCATTGGATGACTGCTCTTCGGAGATCGAAGCTCCGAAAG ATGGGCATGAAAATGGATGGCTGATGGTGCCAACAAATGATCCTATCATACAAGATGCAGCAATTCATGCTGTACAATCCATCCAACAGATGTCTAACTCACTGATCCCCTATAAACTGCTTGAAGTCCTTTCTGCAAGGGCCAAG AAGACTGAAGATTCTGCCAGGTTTGAACTGCTGCTTAAAGTTGCAAGAGGACAGAGGGAGGAGAAGTTCATGGTGGAAGTAGATAAGACTATGCAAGGAATATTTCATTTGAATCAGATGAGGCAGCAGGATTCAGATTCTGGTATTCACTAA
- the LOC105052443 gene encoding cysteine proteinase inhibitor 12 isoform X2 has product MATLGGVHDAKGIENSVEIEELARFAVEEQNKKANTLLEFVRVVKVKEQVVSGIIYYITIEAIDGGEKKLYEAKVWVKPWMKFKELQEFIPLDDCSSEIEAPKDGHENGWLMVPTNDPIIQDAAIHAVQSIQQMSNSLIPYKLLEVLSARAKTEDSARFELLLKVARGQREEKFMVEVDKTMQGIFHLNQMRQQDSDSGIH; this is encoded by the exons ATGGCCACCTTGGGAGGAGTTCATGATGCCAAGGGGATAGAGAACAGCGTTGAGATTGAAGAGCTCGCTCGCTTCGCTGTCGAAGAGCAGAACAAGAAGGCG AAtactcttcttgagtttgttcgaGTAGTGAAGGTGAAAGAGCAAGTCGTATCTGGAATTATTTACTATATAACTATTGAGGCAATTGATGGTGGGGAGAAGAAGCTATATGAGGCCAAAGTCTGGGTCAAACCCTGGATGAAGTTTAAGGAGCTTCAGGAGTTTATTCCATTGGATGACTGCTCTTCGGAGATCGAAGCTCCGAAAG ATGGGCATGAAAATGGATGGCTGATGGTGCCAACAAATGATCCTATCATACAAGATGCAGCAATTCATGCTGTACAATCCATCCAACAGATGTCTAACTCACTGATCCCCTATAAACTGCTTGAAGTCCTTTCTGCAAGGGCCAAG ACTGAAGATTCTGCCAGGTTTGAACTGCTGCTTAAAGTTGCAAGAGGACAGAGGGAGGAGAAGTTCATGGTGGAAGTAGATAAGACTATGCAAGGAATATTTCATTTGAATCAGATGAGGCAGCAGGATTCAGATTCTGGTATTCACTAA